AGGTGCTGAAGGCGGCGCGCGGCCGCACGACGCGAATCAGCCTGGCCTACCTGGAAGCGGCCTCCCGGGGTGAGGTGGGCGAGGCCTGGCACCTCCTGGCCCGCGCCCTGGAGGGGGACTCCGACGACGCCGTCCAGGAGGCGACCCGCCGGGTGCTGGCGACGGGCGAGACCTCCGGAGCGGACATGCTGGCGGGATTCCTCCTGGGCCTCCGGGCGTGGGCTCCGGCGGGCCCTCGCCGATGACGCGGACGGCGCCTGCTTCCGGGAACCTGCGGGGATACCTGGCCGTGCTCGGGGCGGCGACCCTGTGGGGAATTTCCGGCGTCGTGGCAAAGACGCTCTTCAACCGGCGGATCGAGCCGTGGACGGTCGTCGAGATCCGCCTGACGGGGGCGTTCCTCGTCCTGCTCCTGGTGCTGTGGCTGCGCCGCCATCCCCTGCGGGTGGCCCGCGAACACCTCGTCCCGCTCGGGGTGCTGGGTGTGGTGATGCTCTCCACCCAGTTCCTGTACTACTTCACCATCAGCGTCACCGACGTCTCCACCGCCATCTTCCTGCAGTACACCGCCCCGGCGTTCGTCGCCCTCTACGGCCGTCTGGCCGAGCGCGAGGCGCTGTCCGGTCTGAAGAGCGGCGCCATCGCCGTCGCTGTGGCGGGGAGCTACCTGCTGGTCACCGGCGGAGGAGGCATGCGAGTTCGTCCCCTGGGGCTGGCCACGGGCTTCGCGTCCGCGGTGATGTTCGGCGTCTATGCCGTGCTGGGCCGGAGCCGCGTGCACCGGGTGGGGTCGGTGACCGCCCTGCTGTATGCGCTGGGGGCCGCCTCCCTCGTCTGGAGCGTCATCGTTCCGCCGTGGAAGGCGTTCGCCGGGCACGCCCCACAGGAGTGGGCGCTGTTCGGCTACATCGTCGTCTTTGCCACGATCATGCCCTTCTGGCTGTTCCTGACGGGCCTGCGCACCATCACCTCGAGCATGGCCAGCCTTACGGCGACCTTTGAACCGGTGGTGGCGAGCGCCGCCGCCTTCGCCATCCTGGGCGAACGGCTGTCCCCGCTTCAGGCGCTCGGAGGCGCGGCCATCGCCGCTGCCGTCGTGTTGATCCAGGTGGCGGACATCCGCACGGAGGCGCGGGGCATCCTGCCTCCGGCGCCGGATTGAGCCGGAGTCAGCGGCGGAGGAACCTCAGCGGGTCCAGGGGCGTATTGTGACGGCGGATCTCGAAATGCAGGTGCGGGCCGGTGCTGCGGCCGCTGGTCCCCACCGCGCCGATCTCCTCCCCGCGCTCCACCCACTGCCCGACCAGGACGCGCGTCCCGCTGAGGTGGCCGTACAGGGTGGCCCAGCCGCTCCCGTGGTCGAGGTAGACGGTGCGCCCGTACCCGGCGTACCAGCCGGTGAAGACCACGACGCCCGGCGCGCTGGCCAGCACCGGCGTGCCGACGTCCGCCGCGATATCGATACCCCAGTGATGCTGCCACATCGTCCGCCGGAGGGGATCGAGACGCCACCCCTGCGGTGAGCTCAACCAGCCCCAGGTCGGGGTGAGGAACAGGGGGTGGCCGGAGGCCGCCACGGCCTCGGCGCGTGAACCCGGCGCCGGCCGGCCCGCCAGGACGAGCGTCCCGGCCAGGAGCGCGACGCCGATCACCATGCGAACGGCCCGGTGTTCCATCGTTGCACTCCGCAGGGGGGGACGCGACAACCACTTCACATCTGCCCCCTTCCGGAGGCGGCCAGACCGGGGACCGGAAGGATTCGGCGCTGCACATCGCGCCGGGCGTCCTCCGCGGCGGAATCCGCTCATCCACCGTCCGTCGCTCCCGTGGTCATCCCTGCGGTGCGGCATCGGGTGCGCCGCTCGCCTCGTCAGACTGCCTGCCCCGGCATCGAGTTCCCCAGGCTCCGGCAGACGTTTTGGCCGCACCGACACAAAGTTCCACGGAGTTTGCAAGGCTCTGGCAGGCGGCTTGCTTGTTGCAGATCGTCGGACCTGTCCGAAAGCATGCCGGTTTGGGCAGGTATTCAGGGGAGTTGACGATGAGCCTTGCGAAGTCGTCGCTGAAGAAAGCGCAGATGTGCCCGATGTGCAACACGCCTCTGCCGGCGGGCGCACTGTTCTGCGAGACGTGCGGGACGGATCTCTCCCGGGCCAGCGTCGTTCTCTCCGCCTACGTGCGTCCGGTCTCCCGGAGCCGTTTCGGCGGCGCCCGAATCGGGCGCGTGGTCGGGCTTGCCGCCGGCGTTCTGGCCGCCTTTAGCCTGGCCCTGGCGGGGCTGGGCAGCATTCCGGAGGTCAGTGCCCGTGTTCCGGTGATCGCCCGGCTCGGCGAACCGATCCGCGACGCCTTCAGTGAGGTGATCTCCTGGGGCAGTCGGGGCGGGCAACCCCGGCCGGCGCCCGTCGCGGCGCCGGTCCCTCCGCCCGTCGTCAGCGCGCCGCCGCTTCCTCCTCCTGCGCCCGTGCCCTCGACGGCGTCCCTGACCGTGCAGTCCACGCCGGCCGGCGCGGACGTCTTCATGGACGACGAGCGGGTGGGGAAGACGCCGCTCACGCTGAAGCAGCTGCGGCCGGGCAGTTATGTCGTCCGCGTGGCGCGGAAAGGCTATGTGGCGACATCAAAGAAGGTCGACCTCAAGCCCAACACCGGGCTGACCGTGACCCTCAACCTCAAGCCGGCGGCCCGGCCGGCCGCCGGCCCGACTCCGAAGTCCGCGGCCAAACCTAAGCCCGCGGCCAAACCTAAGCCCGCGGCCGAACCTAAGCCCGCGCCGGCCTCACGTCCTCAGGCGAAGCCCGGGGCGCAGCCGGCGATGCCGGTGGGAGCGGAAGCGCCCGCCTTCTCCCTGAAAGACCGGCGCGGCGTCATCTACCGCCTGTCCGATTTCCGGGGACGCAACGTCGCGGTGTTGTTCATCTGGGACCTGGACCAGCGCGGCGCCGCGGCGGCCCGCGCCTTCGCCGCGCGCACGGCGGGACAGGAAGCGGTGATCGTGCTGCTGCGGCCGAACCGGGTCGCCCTCCGCCGGTTCCTGAGCGCGGAGAATGTCAGCGTCCCCATCTTGCTGGGCCATCCGGGCCTGGCCCAGCGGTACCGGATTCCCGAAGGGGCGTCCGTCGTCTTTCTGATCAACGACCAGGGCCGGATCCGGCACCGGCAGATCGCCGCGCACTCCTGATGGACCGCCCGTCGGCGGACGATCACCGCTCCCGCCGGAGCAGCCGGTCGCCGACCCCTTCCAGGAGCTCCTGCATCTCCCGGCGCACGACCTGGCGCCAGTACACTCCGACGCGGCCGATGTGCCGGTACTTGGCCGCCCGGCGCCGGAGCAGCGTCGGCAGCGGCACCCGCCGCAGGCGGCGCACGGCGCGGACCACGGCGGCCCGCAGCAGGTCGGCGGCGAGATCGTGGTCGGCGTGCGCCCCCTCGGGCGGTTCGGGCACGATCTCGTCGATCACCCCGAGACGCAACAGGTCGGAGGCGGTGATCTTCAGCCCCTCGGCCACTTCCGCGGCACGGCCGGCGTCGCGCCAGAGGATCGCCGCCGCGCCTTCCGGCGAGATCACGGAGTAGATCGCGTGCTCCAGCATGAGCACATGGTCGGCCACCCCCAGAGACAGCGCCCCGCCGCTGCCGCCCTCCCCGATCACCGCGCTGACCACGGGGGTGGGCAGGACCGCCATCTCCATCAGGTTGGCCGCCAGGGCCTGGGCGATGCCCCGCTGCTCGGCCTCAAGTCCCGGGTGCGCGCCCGGGGTGTCGATCAGGGTGACCACCGGAAGGTTGAACTTCGCCCCCAGGCGCATCAGCCGCAGCGCCTTGCGGTAGCCTTCGGGCAGGGCCATCCCGCGCCGCCGGAACTCCTGCTCCTCGGGCGTCCGGCCGCGCTCCTGCGCCACGACCACGACGGTCTGATCGTCAAGCTCCCCCAGGCCGGCCACGACGGCCGGATCGTCGCCGAAGTGGCGGTCGCCATGGAGCTCGACGAAGCGGGCAAACAACCGGTCGATGAAGTCCACCGCGGTCGGCCGCTGAGGATGCCGGGCCAGCTGCACCGTCTGCCAGGACCGCACCGGCCCGGTCCGCCGCCGGGGGAGCGCCGGCATCCGGTGGGCCCGGGGCCGCCTGAGACCCGCTTCCGGACTGAGGTGGCCGATCAGGTAGGCGATGGCGGCGCGGAGGTCCTCCCGCGGCACGATCAGGTCGATCATCCCCGCGGCGAAGAGGGACTCGGCGCGGTGTGACTCCGGAGGCAGCTGCACGCCCAGGGTCATCTCGATCACCCGGGGCCCGACGAATCCCACCAGCGCCCGCGGCTCGGCGATGATCACGTCGCCCAGCGAGGCGAAGCTGGCCGCGACGCCGCCGAAGGTGGGGTTGGCCAGCACGGAAATGAACGCCCCGCCCGCCCGGTCGTGGGCGGCCCGGGCGGCGGCGGTCTTCGCCATCTGCATCAGGGACAGCATCCCCTCCTGCATCCGCGCGCCCCCGCTGCTGCTGACGGTGACCACGGGCAGGCGCCGCCGCGCGGCGTGCTCGAAGGCGTCGGCCAGCTTCTCACCGACCACCGAGCCCATCGTCCCGCCCATGAAGTCGAAGTCGAAGACTCCCAGGACGACGGCGCGCCCTTCGATGCGCGCCTCGCCGGTGACCACCGCTTCGCGCAGCCCCGTCCGCGCCCGCGCCTCGGCCAGCCGGTCGCGATAAGACCGCTGGTCGGTGAACCGCAGGGGATCGACGGAGACCAGGCCGCGGTCGAGCTCCCGGAAGGAGCGCGGGTCGGCGAGCATCGCGATGCGCACGGAAGCCGGCACGGACAGGTAGGTCTGGCAGCGCGGGCAGACGTAGAGGGCCCGGATCAGGACGGCGGGCTCGTGGGCAGTGCCGCACGAGGGACAGGACACCGGCGCCTGCAACCGCGGATCACGCCCGCTCACACCACACGGTCCTCGCGCAGCCTGGTGATGGCGGCCGGATCGTATCCGAGCTCCCCCAGGATGGCCTCGGTGTGCTGCCCCAGGGTAGGCGGGGGCAGACGGAGCCGGCCGGGCGTGGCGGAGAACTTCACCGGGAGGCCGGTCTGCCGGAGCGGCCCGACGGTGGGATGGTCCACCTGCTGCAGCATCCCGCGATGGCGCACCTGCGGATCGGCGAACACCTCCGCCACCGTGAGGATCGGTCCGCAGGGGACGCCGGCGGCGTCCAGCGCCTCGGTCCACTGCCGGGTCGTCTTTTTGAGGAACAGCCCCTGAAGGTGATCGATCAGCGCCCGGCGATGCGCCACCCGGTCGCGGTTGGTGGCAAAGCGGGGATCGTCCAACAGGGCGGGATCCAGCAGCTCGGCAAAGCGCCGCCAGATCGCTTCGCTGCCCACCGCGACGTTCAAGTACCCGTCCGCGGTCTGGAAGGCCTGGTAGGGGACGATCGTCGGATGGGCGCTGCCCAACCGGCCGGGGTTCTCGCCCGTCGCGAAGTAG
This portion of the Armatimonadota bacterium genome encodes:
- a CDS encoding M23 family metallopeptidase, with product MEHRAVRMVIGVALLAGTLVLAGRPAPGSRAEAVAASGHPLFLTPTWGWLSSPQGWRLDPLRRTMWQHHWGIDIAADVGTPVLASAPGVVVFTGWYAGYGRTVYLDHGSGWATLYGHLSGTRVLVGQWVERGEEIGAVGTSGRSTGPHLHFEIRRHNTPLDPLRFLRR
- a CDS encoding acetyl-CoA carboxylase carboxyltransferase subunit alpha, coding for MSGRDPRLQAPVSCPSCGTAHEPAVLIRALYVCPRCQTYLSVPASVRIAMLADPRSFRELDRGLVSVDPLRFTDQRSYRDRLAEARARTGLREAVVTGEARIEGRAVVLGVFDFDFMGGTMGSVVGEKLADAFEHAARRRLPVVTVSSSGGARMQEGMLSLMQMAKTAAARAAHDRAGGAFISVLANPTFGGVAASFASLGDVIIAEPRALVGFVGPRVIEMTLGVQLPPESHRAESLFAAGMIDLIVPREDLRAAIAYLIGHLSPEAGLRRPRAHRMPALPRRRTGPVRSWQTVQLARHPQRPTAVDFIDRLFARFVELHGDRHFGDDPAVVAGLGELDDQTVVVVAQERGRTPEEQEFRRRGMALPEGYRKALRLMRLGAKFNLPVVTLIDTPGAHPGLEAEQRGIAQALAANLMEMAVLPTPVVSAVIGEGGSGGALSLGVADHVLMLEHAIYSVISPEGAAAILWRDAGRAAEVAEGLKITASDLLRLGVIDEIVPEPPEGAHADHDLAADLLRAAVVRAVRRLRRVPLPTLLRRRAAKYRHIGRVGVYWRQVVRREMQELLEGVGDRLLRRER
- a CDS encoding PEGA domain-containing protein, coding for MSLAKSSLKKAQMCPMCNTPLPAGALFCETCGTDLSRASVVLSAYVRPVSRSRFGGARIGRVVGLAAGVLAAFSLALAGLGSIPEVSARVPVIARLGEPIRDAFSEVISWGSRGGQPRPAPVAAPVPPPVVSAPPLPPPAPVPSTASLTVQSTPAGADVFMDDERVGKTPLTLKQLRPGSYVVRVARKGYVATSKKVDLKPNTGLTVTLNLKPAARPAAGPTPKSAAKPKPAAKPKPAAEPKPAPASRPQAKPGAQPAMPVGAEAPAFSLKDRRGVIYRLSDFRGRNVAVLFIWDLDQRGAAAARAFAARTAGQEAVIVLLRPNRVALRRFLSAENVSVPILLGHPGLAQRYRIPEGASVVFLINDQGRIRHRQIAAHS
- a CDS encoding DMT family transporter, translating into MTRTAPASGNLRGYLAVLGAATLWGISGVVAKTLFNRRIEPWTVVEIRLTGAFLVLLLVLWLRRHPLRVAREHLVPLGVLGVVMLSTQFLYYFTISVTDVSTAIFLQYTAPAFVALYGRLAEREALSGLKSGAIAVAVAGSYLLVTGGGGMRVRPLGLATGFASAVMFGVYAVLGRSRVHRVGSVTALLYALGAASLVWSVIVPPWKAFAGHAPQEWALFGYIVVFATIMPFWLFLTGLRTITSSMASLTATFEPVVASAAAFAILGERLSPLQALGGAAIAAAVVLIQVADIRTEARGILPPAPD